GGCCGACAACTCACTGCTCGAAGTGCCCGTCGACACCTTCGCCGGGTTCATCTTCCTCAACCCCGACCCGCAGGCCGTGCCGCTGCGTGAGTACCTGGGCGAGGAGGTCTACCGCCTGCTCGAGCCGTACAACATCGACCAGTTCACCACGGTGATGGACGTCAAGGAGGCCATCGACTGCAACTGGAAGGTGGTCATGGACGCCTTCGAGGAGGGCTACCACATCAACGGTATCCACCCTCAACTGCTGGCGGTGCTGAACATCAATCCGAAGACGGCGCGCTACCAGTTCTTCGAGAACCACAGTGTCGCCGTGGCCCCCTTCGAGGTTCAGGGTGCCGGTCCGCAGAAGCAGGTCGAAGGAATCCTGGCGCTGCCGGAGACCTTCCCCGGCACCGTGGCGGTGATCCCGCGTTTCCAGGAGTTGATCGCCCCCTATCAGGCCGAGAACGGGGACGTCGACTTCCCGGACGGTGTCACCGCGCGGGCGTTGCTGCAGGAGGCCACCCGCGATGTCTTGACCGGGATGGGCCTGGACGTGAGCGGATTGACCGACAACCAGATGAGCGACAACCAGGGCTGGGTGCTGTTTCCCAACTACTTCATGACGGTGCGCGCCGGCGAGTGCCACGTCGTGATGTCCGCACCACACCCCGACGGCGATCCCCACCACTGCATCTGGCACGTGGCCAGCTACATGTACCTGCCCGAGGAGTTCCGCGACGCCGTGCGCGCCGAACCGATCGTCGTGGAAGAGCCCGGTAGTTACAAGTATTTCGAAGCGCTGCACCAGGATTACGTCCAGATGCCGCGTCAGCAGAAGGGGCTGCGCAACGACCGCCTCGACCATATGTCGCTGGTCAAGGAGGAGGTCGTCATCGCGCACTTCCACTCTGTGATCGACCGCTACATGAACAAGGCCCAGGTGAACCTATGACCACGCTCGACGACGTCCTGACAACCGCCACCGGTAGGCGGCGAGCCGTGCTGGAGTACAGCCGGATCACCAAGAACCTGGTGGATGCCGCCAAGGCACCCGGATTCACCGCGGACAGCTGGGCACCACTGGCCGAGTTGGTCGCCGGCGACGGGTTCGTGCGCATCGGACCGTTCAAGGAGGTGATGAACTGGGAGCAGTATGCCGAGTTCCTGACCAACTGGGCGATGTCCTCGGAGTGGGACTGCACGTTCCAACGATTGACCGAGGCCGGTGACGTGGCGTTCCTGGAGTTGGAGGAACGCAGCCGGATCGGCGATTTCAGCAGTGTGGTGAACACCGTGTCGGTTTATGAGTTCAACGCCGAGAACAAGATTCGCCGTATCTCGGTGTACCTGCAGATGGAATACCCGGCAGCGACCTCGATCCCCGACTACACCGAGGGCGGAGCAGCCGAGTGACGCACGCGCGTTTCAGCGGGGACATCGACGATGTCGACTTCTTCAGCGATAAGGCGGTGCTGCGCGATCCGTACCCCTATCTGACGGCGCTGCGGGACGAGAGCCCGCTGCGCCGGGAGAAGCACCACGACGTCGTTATGGTGACCGGGTACGACGAGGGCGTGTCGATCTACAACGACACCAAGCGGTTCTCGTCGTGCATCTCGGTCACCGGTCCGTTCCCCGGATTCCCGGTCTCCTTGCAGGGCAGGGGATCCGAGGACATCACCGAGCTGATCGCCGAGCACCGCGACGATGTGCCGTTCAGTGACCAGCTGCCGACGTTCGACCCTCCGATACACACGGCGCATCGTGCGCTGCTGTCGCGGATGATCACGCCCAAGCGCCTGCAGGAGAACGAGGACTTCATGTGGCGGCTGGCCGACCGGCAGTTCGACGAGGCGCTGGCCGGTGACCGGTGCGAGTTCATCGCCGACTTCGCCTCGCCGTTCGCGATGCTCGTCATCGCCGATCTGCTCGGTGTTCCGGAGTCCGACCACGACGAGTTCCGGGACGCCCTGCTGTCCGAGGCCGGGACCATCGGCAGCAGCGATGGTGAGCAGATGCACCATTCGCCGCTGGAGTACCTCTACGGCAAGTTCAGCCGCTACATCGAGGACCGGCGGGCGCAGCCCCGGGCCGATGTCCTCAACGGGATCGCGGCCGCCACCTTCCCGGATGGCAGCGTTCCGGAGGTCATCGACGCCGTGCGGGTGGCGGCCAATCTGTTCGCCGCCGGTCAGGAGACCACGGTCCGGCTGCTCAGTGCCGCGGTCATGCTGATCGCCGAAGATGCTGAGCTGCAAGCGAAGTTGCGTGCCGACCGCGGCCTGATCCCCAACTTCATCGAGGAGGCGCTGCGCTTCGAAAGTCCGGTCCGCGGGGATTTCCGGCTGGCCAAGTGCCCGGTCACCGTCGGCGGTGTGGACTTGCCCGCGGGCACCACCGTGATGTTGCTCAACGCCGGGATCAACCGGGACCCGCGCCGGTTCCCGGACCCGGACACCTTCGACATCTCCCGCAGCAATGCCCGCAATCATGTGGCGTTCGGGCGCGGGCCGCACGCCTGCCCGGGCGCCCCGTTGGCCCGCGCCGAGGCGCGGATCAGCCTGGAGCGACTGTTCGACCGCACCACCGACATCCGCATCGACGCGGAGAAGCACGGGCCGCCCGGGGACCGGCGGTACTCGTATCTGCCGACCTTCATCCTGCGTGGGCTCACCCGCCTGCACATCGAGTTCTGCTGAGGACGCCGATGCTGGAAAAGGCGATCGAGGAAGGCCGGTTCACCGCGTCGTTGGAGCACTTCGCCAAGATCACCCCGGTGCGCCGGGCCGGCCGGCCCGAAGACATCGCCAACGCGGCGATCTTCCTGTGCCAGGACGAATCCTCCTACATCACCGGCCAGGTCATCCCGGTCAACGGTGGGCGGCGGACGTGACGACCGGGGCACACGGCATCGACGGCCTGTTCGGCCTGGACGGGAAAGTGGCGGTGGTGACGGGGGCGGCCGGAGGAATCGGCCTGGGCATCGCGCAGGTGCTCGCGCTGGCCGGTGCCACCGTGGTCTTTGCAGACCGCAATCATGCTGAGGCGCAACGCCGGGCCGATGCGCTGGCTACGGATGGGCGCCATGTCATCTGCGTGCCCGTCGATCTCGCCGAGGAGGCATCGATCGTGCAGGCGGTCGGTCAGATCGTGGAAACCGTCGGCACACCCTGGCTTCTGGTGAACAACGCGGCCGTCCAGGACCGCGAGCCGTTGCTGGAGGCCACGGCCTCGGAGTGGGACCGCATCCATGAGGTCAATGCACGCGGGGCTTTCCTGATGACTCGCGAGGTCGCCAGGGCGATGGTGGCCAATCAGCAGGGCGGCCGGATCGTGAACGTCGCGTCCAATGCACTGCGTGGCGGATTGATCACCGGGCTGGCGTCGTACGCGTCGTCGAAAGGTGCTCTCGCCGCGCTGAGCTCGGCCTCCGCCTTCGAACTGGCCGAACACGGGATCACGGTGAACACCGTGCTGCCGGCGGCGGTCATCACACCCGGGGCCAGGAATGCGGCCGGGCCGAGCAGCAAAGGCCCGGCGACCCGGGCGGTGCCCTTCGGGCTCCAGCAGCCCGAGGAGATCGGCGCCGCGGTGCTGTTCTTCGCGTCCCCGGCGGCGCGTCCGATCACCAATCAGATCCTGGCGGTGGACGGCGGCTTCTCGATCAGCTGACGCTCACAAGCGGCCGTAGCGGCTGCGCACGAAGCTGTAGGCGCCGAACGCGGCGATGCCCAGGCCGGCGAGCACCAGCAGGAACTTGCCGAACGGCGCCTCGCCGAGCGTCTTGACCGCGGCGTCCAGTCCGGACGCCTTGGCCGGGTCGGCCTGCAGGGTGGCCACCACGACGAGGATGCCCGCGCCGGCGAGCACCAGGCCCTTGGCGGTGTAACCGGCGACACCGACCACGGTGACGGCGGTGCCGCCGGAGACCCGGAGGTCCTTGAAGAACCGCTTCGAGACGCCCTTGTACACGTGGTAGCCGCCGACGCCGAGGACGGCGAGCCCGATGACGATGAGCAGCGCCTTGCCCCAGCCCGACTGCATCAGTTGGGCCGACAGTCCCGCGTTCTGCTGGCCGCTGGACTGGCCGGATCCCGTCGCAAACCGCAACGCGGAGAACGCGATCGCGATATTGGCGATCGCCAGACCGATGGACTTGGCGCGCTTCCAGGCCGGGGAGTCGTCGTTGCCGGAGCGCTCACTGGGCTTGGAGCCGAGGATGGCTTCGGCCACGTGCCACAGCCCGAGGGCGAACAACCCCAGCGCGGCGACCCACAACATGATCTGGCCGCCGGTCTGCGCGGCCAGGGCGGCCAGGGCCCCGGACTGGTCGGCGTTGCCACCGGTGCCGAAGGCGAGCCGCACGACGATGTAACCCAACAGAAGGTGGAGTACGCCGCTGGCGGCGAACCCGGCGCGGGCGGCGTACTGGAAGGCATCACTGTCGGTCGCGCGGTCGACGGCACCGTGGACGGGGCTGGCGCTCTTGCTCATCTCATCTCCTCGACACGCGGACAGATGGCTGCGGGTACCCGGTTTTTGACGCGGGTGAAACATCGGGCTGCGGGTAAAGCTTGTGCACCCCGGTTCGGGTGGTGATAATCCCGGCCATGACCCCAGCTGAGCCCTTCGCCACCGATTCCACGCCCGCCCTGTCGGCACTGACCCCGCAACTCGAGGACCTGGCCGCCCGGCTGGGCGTCAAGTCGGTGCTGGTGATGCGCTCGGACCCGGACGCGATGGTGGTGGCCGCCACCGCGGGTGAGGCGACCCGGCACTACACCGTCGGTGCGGCGGGGGAGAAGGCCGGCGACAGTGACCGGATCCCGCTCTACTGCGAACGGGTGGTCAACACCGACGCACCTCTCTACGTGCAGGATTCGCGGGTGGACGGAACCTTCGCCGGCAACGAGGACGAGACGGAATTCGGCTTGTTCAACTACCTGGGCGTGGCCGTGCACGACGAGTCGGGTCGGGCAGTGGGGACCGTCTGCGTGCTGGATGACTCCGCGCGGGAGTACTCCGAACAGGAGCGCGCCGAACTGGACCGGGTGCGCGCTGAGGTGGAGAAGATCGTCGCCGAGGACCCCGACGCCCTGGGCTGACATGGTTGTGGATGAATCCGTGACTGTGGATGACTGACTCTCCGCGGGCTCGGCGACCCGGGCCGTGTCGGGGTGCCGCGCCACGGTGGGTGCATGGAAGCCCACAAGGAAACCTGGAGCCGAGCCGAGATCGGTGCGCTCGGTGAGCAGTTGGCGGTGCAGCATCTGGAATCGCTGGGTTTGACGGTGCTGGAACGTAATTGGCGGTGCCGCTACGGCGAGCTCGATGTGATCGCTTGGGACCCGGCCGGGCGCACCGTGGTGTTCGTCGAGGTGAAGGCGCGCACCACCGACCGGTTCGGCGGTGTCGCGTATGCGGTGACTCCGGACAAGGTGCGCCGGTTGCGCCGGCTGGCCGGGCTGTGGCTGGCCGCGCACGCGGGCAGCTGGTCGGCGGTACGTCTCGATGTCATCGGGGTGCGGTTCGGTCGCACGAAGACCCCGGAGCTGAGCCATGTGCAGGCGGTCGGCTGATGGCGCTCGGGCGGGCGTACGCGGTGGCGATCCGCGGGCTGGACGGCATCACGGTGGAGATCGAGGCCGACATCACCGGGGGGCTGCCCGGGGTGCACCTGGTCGGTCTCCCCGATACCGCGCTGCAGGAATCCCGGAACCGGGTGCGCGCGGCGATCACCAACTGCGGCAACAGTTGGCCGGACACCCGGCTCACCTTGGCGCTGTCTCCGGCGACGCTGCCCAAGGTCGGTTCGATGTACGACGTCGCTCTGGCTTCGGCGGTGCTCTCGGCGCATCTGAAGAAGGCGTGGCCGCGGCTGGAGAAGACGGTGCTGCTCGGGGAACTGGCCCTCGACGGCCGGGTGCGGCCGGTCAACGGGGTGCTGCCCGCGGTGCTGGCAGCCAAACGGGACGGCTGGCCGACGGTCGTGGTGCCGTGCGGGAATCTGGCCGA
This region of Mycolicibacterium diernhoferi genomic DNA includes:
- a CDS encoding GAF domain-containing protein, whose translation is MTPAEPFATDSTPALSALTPQLEDLAARLGVKSVLVMRSDPDAMVVAATAGEATRHYTVGAAGEKAGDSDRIPLYCERVVNTDAPLYVQDSRVDGTFAGNEDETEFGLFNYLGVAVHDESGRAVGTVCVLDDSAREYSEQERAELDRVRAEVEKIVAEDPDALG
- a CDS encoding aromatic ring-hydroxylating oxygenase subunit alpha; this translates as MSTPRPGEWAELDSGTGLGLEDVAPGTFNMTIQTDRYTCREYAQREREAIWMRVWQVVGRAEDLPNTGDWKKHDIGDQSFIIVRGKDGVLRGFVNACRHRGNALCITETGNAKRGFLCQYHLWSYNLEGKLRGVLREELAGQIDKADNSLLEVPVDTFAGFIFLNPDPQAVPLREYLGEEVYRLLEPYNIDQFTTVMDVKEAIDCNWKVVMDAFEEGYHINGIHPQLLAVLNINPKTARYQFFENHSVAVAPFEVQGAGPQKQVEGILALPETFPGTVAVIPRFQELIAPYQAENGDVDFPDGVTARALLQEATRDVLTGMGLDVSGLTDNQMSDNQGWVLFPNYFMTVRAGECHVVMSAPHPDGDPHHCIWHVASYMYLPEEFRDAVRAEPIVVEEPGSYKYFEALHQDYVQMPRQQKGLRNDRLDHMSLVKEEVVIAHFHSVIDRYMNKAQVNL
- a CDS encoding YraN family protein, which gives rise to MEAHKETWSRAEIGALGEQLAVQHLESLGLTVLERNWRCRYGELDVIAWDPAGRTVVFVEVKARTTDRFGGVAYAVTPDKVRRLRRLAGLWLAAHAGSWSAVRLDVIGVRFGRTKTPELSHVQAVG
- a CDS encoding cytochrome P450, with the translated sequence MTHARFSGDIDDVDFFSDKAVLRDPYPYLTALRDESPLRREKHHDVVMVTGYDEGVSIYNDTKRFSSCISVTGPFPGFPVSLQGRGSEDITELIAEHRDDVPFSDQLPTFDPPIHTAHRALLSRMITPKRLQENEDFMWRLADRQFDEALAGDRCEFIADFASPFAMLVIADLLGVPESDHDEFRDALLSEAGTIGSSDGEQMHHSPLEYLYGKFSRYIEDRRAQPRADVLNGIAAATFPDGSVPEVIDAVRVAANLFAAGQETTVRLLSAAVMLIAEDAELQAKLRADRGLIPNFIEEALRFESPVRGDFRLAKCPVTVGGVDLPAGTTVMLLNAGINRDPRRFPDPDTFDISRSNARNHVAFGRGPHACPGAPLARAEARISLERLFDRTTDIRIDAEKHGPPGDRRYSYLPTFILRGLTRLHIEFC
- a CDS encoding SDR family NAD(P)-dependent oxidoreductase → MTTGAHGIDGLFGLDGKVAVVTGAAGGIGLGIAQVLALAGATVVFADRNHAEAQRRADALATDGRHVICVPVDLAEEASIVQAVGQIVETVGTPWLLVNNAAVQDREPLLEATASEWDRIHEVNARGAFLMTREVARAMVANQQGGRIVNVASNALRGGLITGLASYASSKGALAALSSASAFELAEHGITVNTVLPAAVITPGARNAAGPSSKGPATRAVPFGLQQPEEIGAAVLFFASPAARPITNQILAVDGGFSIS
- a CDS encoding SDR family oxidoreductase, coding for MLEKAIEEGRFTASLEHFAKITPVRRAGRPEDIANAAIFLCQDESSYITGQVIPVNGGRRT
- a CDS encoding DUF1206 domain-containing protein, yielding MSKSASPVHGAVDRATDSDAFQYAARAGFAASGVLHLLLGYIVVRLAFGTGGNADQSGALAALAAQTGGQIMLWVAALGLFALGLWHVAEAILGSKPSERSGNDDSPAWKRAKSIGLAIANIAIAFSALRFATGSGQSSGQQNAGLSAQLMQSGWGKALLIVIGLAVLGVGGYHVYKGVSKRFFKDLRVSGGTAVTVVGVAGYTAKGLVLAGAGILVVVATLQADPAKASGLDAAVKTLGEAPFGKFLLVLAGLGIAAFGAYSFVRSRYGRL